The Streptomyces sp. NBC_00306 sequence CCGTCGAGTCACCCCGGGGCAGCCGGGAGCTGTCCGTCTCCTACGAGAGAGCGGGCTCGGGCGAACCGCTGCTGCTGCTCCACGGCATAGGGCATCACCGCCAGGCCTGGGACCCGGTGATCGGGATTCTCGCGGCCGAGCGCGAGGTCATCGCGGTCGACCTGCCCGGCTTCGGTGTCTCACCGGCGCTGCCCGACGGGGTGCGGTACGACCTGGCGGCCGTCGGAGGCGCGCTCGCCACGCTCTGCGAGGCGCTGGACATCGAGCGGCCCCATGTCGCCGGCAACTCCCTCGGCGGGCTGCTGGCCCTGGAGTTGGGCCGCGAGAAGCTCGTCCGTTCCGTCACCGCTCTCTCCCCCGCCGGCTTCTGGACGGAAGGGGAACGGCTCTTCGCCTTCGGAACGCTGCGGGCCATGCGGCTCGGTGCCCAGTCGTTGTCCCTGCCGATGATCGAGTGGCTGGCGCGCAGCGCCGCCGGGCGCGCGGCGCTCACCAGCACCATCTACGCCAAGCCGGGCAGGCGTTCACCCGAGGCCGTCGTCGCGGAGACCCTCGCGCTGCGCGGGGCCACCGGCTTCCACGAGACCCTCTTGGCCGGCCGGGACGTCCTGTTCACCGACGACATCCCCGATGTGCCCGTCACCATCGCCTGGGGCACCCGCGACCGGCTGCTGTTCCGCCGTCAGGGAGTCCGCGCCAAGCAGGCCATCCCCGGCGCCCGGCTCGTCCGGCTGCCCGGATGCGGCCATGTGCCGATGAACGACGACCCCGCTCTCGTCGCCCGCGTCCTGCTGGACGGCAGCCGCTGACCCGCGCCCGAAGACGCCCGAGCCGAGCGCCGCGCCCGCTCCCACCAGCACTCCGCCCGCCGCCTGGGCGGGACCGAACGTGCCGGTGCCCACGAGCGGCGCGGTGAGGGCGGCGGCGACGGGGATGAGTCCGGTGAAGAGCGTCGCCCGCTCGGTGCCGATCCGCTGCAGCCCCATGTACCAGGTCACAAAGCCGATCACGGTCACCACGGCCGCCTGCCACAGCAGTGCCAGTGCCTCGCCCTGGTCCGGGGTCCGCACGAATCCGGCGCCGTCCACGACGAGTCCGACGATCGTGGACTCGACGGCCGCGACACCGCACACGGTCGCCGTGAGCAGCTTCGGTCCGAGCGGCCGGAGCACGGGCGCCGCCAGTACGGCGAACCCGACCTCGCCCGCCAGCGCGGCCACCGACCAGCCGATGCCCACGGCGTCGGCGCGGCCCCACCCCTGGACCGTGAAGGCCCCCGCCGCCACGAGCAGTGCTCCGAACAGGACCGGCCGGGTGGGCCGCCGGCCGTCCGCGAGCGGTACGAGCACGGCGACGATGACCGGCGCGCAGCCGACGAACACGCCCGGGACCGCGGGCTCGGAGGTGCGTTCCGCCGCCAGGATCGCCAGGTTGAACCCAACCATGCCGACGCCGGCGAGCAGGGCTATGCGGCCCCACTGGGCGGGACCGAGCAGCTTCAGCGGCGCGAGTGCGGCCCGTCCGCCGAGCAGGGGCAGCAGAAGCAGACAGGCGAGGGCGTAGCGCACGGCCTGACCGCCGGCGTACGGGTAGTCGCCGAGGACGCTGTTGGCGGTGAAGGAGGCGCCGACCAGGCAGTAGGCGAAGGAGACGAGCCCCACGCCGTGCAGCGTGCGGGTGTTCATACAGTTCATGGGTGCGAGGCTATGGACGCCCGCGGTCCCCTTTAAGGTCCACTTCCATGACGTCATCGGGGACCAATCCGCCGGACGGGCCGTCCTGGACGACCGCCTGGGAACTGCTGCTGCCGGCCGCCGGAGCACCGGCCCGCCGCCGCGGCAGGGCCCTCCAGTCGGCCCTGCGCGAGTCGGTCAGATCGGGCCGGCTGGCGGCCGGCACCCGGCTGCCCTCCAGCCGGGAGCTCGCCGCAGACCTCGGGGTGTCACGCGGTCTGGTCACCGAGGCGTACGAACAGCTGACCGCCGAGGGCTATCTGCGCAGTGACCGGGGCGCGGGCACCTGGGTGGGGGACGCGGCCCGGGCCGGTGCCGGGGCGGCGCGGGACCTCGCGCCGCGGGCGTCCGGCGCCCGGGTGGACTTCCGTCCCGGCACCCCCGACCTCTCGCTCTTCCCGCGCGCCGCGTGGGCCGCCGCGCACAAGTCCGTACTGGCGCGGCTGCCCCATCGGGCGCTGGGCTACCCGGATCCGCGCGGCCTGCCCGAGCTGCGTACCGCTCTCGCGTCGCTGCTCGTCCGGCGCCGAGGTGTCGTCGCCGACCCCGAACGGCTGGTGGTGTGCTCGGGCGTCGCCCAGGCCATGACCCTGCTCGGTTTCGTGCTGCACGGGCACGGGCTGCGCACGATCGGCGTCGAGGACCCGGGGAGCCCCCAGCACGGCCCGCTGTTGGCCGCGGCAGGTCTCGGCGAGACACCGCTCCCGCTGGACGACGACGGACTGGCCATGGAGCCGCTGCACCGCTCCGGTGTGCGGGCCGTGGTGACGACACCGGCGCATCAGTTTCCCTCCGGGATCGCCTACTCCGCGCGGCGCCGCACCGAACTCCTCGACTGGGCACGGTCGGTGAACGGACTGGTCGTGGAGGACGACTACGACGGCGACTTCCGCTACGACCGCGCGCCGGTGGGCGCGCTCCAGGGCCTGGACCCCGAACGCGTCGCCTACAGCGGCTCGGTGAGCAAATCGCTCGCCCCGGGGCTGCGCCTCGGCTGGCTGCTGGTGCCCGAGCGTCTCGCCGAGGAGGTGGTCGAACGCAAGCGCACCATGGACCTGGGCAACCCCTCACTCGACCAGGCGCTGCTCGCCGACTTCATCGACGGCGGTGGCTACGACCGGCAGTTGCGCCGCTGTCAGCGGGCCTATCGGGAGCGGCGCGACGCGCTCGTCGACGCGCTCGACGAGCACTTCCCGGGCACGGAGGTGAGCGGTATCGCCGCCGGGCTCCATGCCATCGCCCGTCTGCCCGGGAGGTTCGGTCCCGAGCCGCGGTTCCTGGAGGCGGCGCGGCGGGCGGGCATCGCCCTGCGGCCGCTCGCGGAACACGGGACGGTGCGGTACGCGGACTCGGCGGTCCGGCTCGTGCTCGGATACGCGCATCTGACGCCGTCGGACATCGCGCGCGGGATCGGGTTGTTGGCACGGGAGACGCAGGGTGGCGGTCCGGCGGCGCCCTGACGAGCCGGCCACCGGACAACGGGCCACGGTGCCGGTGGCGTACGGGAGTTGGGGCGTCGGTGGTAGGTCCTGCGAGCGTGGGCGGAGGTCCGCGGTCGGGGAGCCGGTGGGCCGGCGGCAGCGGTGGGCCCGGGCGGGGGAGGGCCGCGCGCGGAAGGCCGGTACGCGGATGACCGGTGCGCGAAGACCGGCACGGGTAAGGCCGGTTGTTCACCTCCGGTTCGCGTTCGCGCCGCAGCCGGGCGTTAGGCATGGCTCGGCACACCCGGCGCACCCCTCCCCCAACCGTCCTGGAGGCCCAGCGATGTCGCACAGCCCGCGGAGCACGTCCCCCGACCGCCGTACCCTCCTGCGGGGCACGGTCGCCGCATCGGCGGCCCTCGCGCTTCCGGCGGTGGGCGCGCCACCCGCGCTGGCCCGCTCCGGCCGTCCTCGTGCCGCCTGGGGCGTGCAGACCGGCGATGTCACCACGTCGTCGGGACTGGTGTGGGCACGTTCGGACCGGCCCGCCCACATGATCGTCGAGACATCGGCGACGGACTCCTTCCGGCGTACGCACCGGTGGCACGGCCCGCTGCTCGGGCCCGGCACGGACTTCACCGGTACGGCGTCGCTGCGCGGGCTGCCGGCGGGCGAGCAGATCCACTACCGGGTCACGCTCGCGGACCCGGACGACCCCCGTCGTACCGGGGAGCCGGTGTACGGAACGTTCCGTACCGCACCCGCCCGGCGCCGTCAGGACGTGCGCTTCCTGTGGTCGGGCGACATCGCGGGCCAGGGCTGGGGCATCAATGTGGACGACGGCGGTTACCGCGCCTACGAGGAGATGCGCCGGCGCAACCCGGACTTCTTCCTGTGCAGCGGTGACACGGTCTACGCGGACGGCCCGCTGGTCCCGAGCGTGACGCTGCCGGACGGCCGTGTGTGGCGCAACCTGATGACCGAGGAGAAGGCGAAGGTCGCCGAGACGCTCGCGGAGTACCGCGGCACCTTCCGCTACAACCTCCTCGACGAGAACGTCCGCCGCTTCAACGCGCAGGTGCCGACCGTGGTCCAGTGGGACGACCACGAGGTGCGCAACAACTGGTACCCGGGCCAGATCCTCGACGACGTCCGCTACACCGAGAAGAACGTGGACGTCCTGGCCGCCCGTGCGTCCCGTGCGTTCAGCGAGTACTTCCCGGTCTCGACCCTGCCGTCGGGCGGGCGCGAGGGCCGCATGCACCGGGTGGTGCGGTACGGGCCGCTGCTCGACGTGTTCGTCCTGGACATGCGCTCGTACCGCAACGCCAACTCCCCAGGCCGGCAGGCCGATGACACGCAGGGCATCCTCGGCGCCGAGCAGCTCGCCTGGCTGAAGCGGGAGTTGTCGCGGTCGCGTGCGGTGTGGAAGGTCATCGCCTCCGACATGCCGCTCGGCCTGGTGGTGCCCGACGGCGCGGCGAACATCGAGGCGGTGGCGCAGGGCGACCCCGGCGCACCCCTCGGACGCGAGCTGCAGATAGCGGAGTTGCTGCGGCACATCAAGCACCGCCGGATCACCGGAACGCTGTGGCTCACCGCGGACGTGCACTACACCTCGGCCCAGCACTACGCGCCGGAGCGGGCCGCCTTCAAGGACTTCGCCCCGTTCTGGGAGTTCGTCTCGGGGCCGCTGGCGGCGGGCGGTTTCCCCGCCAACGCCCTGGACGCCACGTTCGGTCCCGAGCGGGTCTTCGTCCGCGCGCCCGAGCGGGCGAACGTCTCGCCGATGGAGTCCTCGCAGTACTTCGGCGAGGTCGACATCGACGGCGGCAGCGGTGAGTTGACCGTACGGCTGCGGGCCGAAGGAGGGACGGTCCTGTTCAGCAAGGTGCTCCAGCCCGGCCGCGTAGGACAGTAGGCAGGACAGGAGAAGAGGGACAGGAGAAGGCCGGGCATCCGCCCGGACGTGGGCCCGGCCGTCCGCCTCCGCGAGAGGTGCGGGCGGCCGGGTCTGCTGTGCGCCCGGCGTCACATGCCGAGGCGACGCGGAACCGTCACGCGCGAGGACGTGTGGAATCCTCTCCGGGGGTACTCGCGGGGACTGGGCAGACCGGGGCGAGGAGATCGTCGCAGCTCGCCGGGTGGAGGCTCCCGGCCGGTGATCGCGACACATCGGGCGACCGATCACTCCTCGCCAAAATCGGCCAATAATGGCCTATAACGGTTCAGATCCGCGCTTAACCCATCAGTCACAATACGTTCGCGATCACGCAACACAGAACGTTCACAGTGGGGGCATGACTGATGTGACTTCTGCGAAGAGTGCCCGCCGCCCCCACCACTGGCGCCGGGATCTCGTCGAACTGGCCGCGCTGTTCACGGCGGTGGCCGTCGCCGACGGCATCGCCAATCTGGTCGGCCACAGCCCCGACGGCCCGTTCCTGCTCGTCGCCTCCGCCGTCGCCCTCGTCGCCACGGCCACGTTCCACACATGGTGGGCACGACGACACGGCCATGCCCCTCCGGCCGGCACGAGCGATACCACCGGCGCTACGGGTGCGGCCGGCGCCGAGCGCGCCGACGACGGCACACCGCACGAGACGACGCTGTGGCGCATGCGCACCACCGTCCAGGACGCGCCCGGCAGTCTCGCGGCGCTGTGCACGGCCCTCGCCTCCCTGCGCGTGGACATCCTCACCCTGCAGACGCACCCGCTCGCCGCGGGCACCGTGGACGAGTTCCTGCTCAGGGCCCCCGGCCCGCTCCAGGCCCGGCAGCTGACCCACGCCGTCTCGGCGGCCGGCGGCAGCGGCACCTGGATCGAGCGGGCGGACGCCCACGACCTCGTCGACACCCCGACGCGGGTACTCGGCCTCGCCACCCGTACCGCCCTGGACGCCGCCGAACTCCCCCTCGCACTGAGGCAGTTGCTCGGACGGTGCACCATCCACTCGCTGCCCGCCGTCTCCCTCACCGGCCGCCCCACCGGCGATCTCCCTCCGGTGGAAGGCGTGCTGGAGGACACAGTGATGCGGCTGCGCGACCCGAACGGAGGCGCGATCACCGTCGAGCGGCCCTATCTCCCCTTCACCCCCACCGAGTTCGCCCGGGCGCGCGCCCTCGTCGAGCTGGACGCCCGGCTCGGCCCCCGTATCCCCCGCAGCCAGGACGTCCTCACCCTCCCCGAGGGCAACGAGATCACCGTGCGCCGCGCCGACCAGAGCGACGTCGAAGCGGCGAAGGCGATGCACGAGCGGTGCTCGCAGCGCACGCTCGGCCACCGCTACCACGGCCCGGTCGGCGACGCCGACCGCTATCTGAACCATCTGCTCAGCCCGCGCTTCGGGCGCACCCTCGCCGTGCAGACGGCCTCCGGCCGGCTCGTCGCCCTCGGCCACCTGCTGTGGGACGGGGACGAGACCGAGATCGCTCTGCTGGTGGAGGACGACTGGCAGCGCCGCGGCATCGGCTCGGAGCTGCTCGGCCGGCTCGTCGCCCTCGCCCGGGAGGCCCGCTGCAACAGCGTGTACGCCGTGACCCAGTCGTCCAACACCGCCATGGTGGCGGCGATGCGCGGCCTGGGCCTGCCCCTCGACTACCAGATCGAGGAGGGCACGCTGGTGATCACAGCCCGACTGGACGGATCTGCCGAACAGCACCGGTCCTGGTTCGAACAGGCTGAGCGCTGAGGGCTTCGGCGAGATCCCGCCAGAGGTCCTCGACGTCCTCCAGCCCGACGGACAGCCGCAGCAGCCGGTCACTGACACCGGCCGAGCGCCGGTCGCCCTCCGCGACGATGCGGTGACTGATGGACGCCGGGTGCTGGATCAGGCTGTCGACGCTGCCGAGGCTCACGGCGGGGGTGATCAGCCGTACGCCGGCGATCACCCGGTGCGGGTCGCCGTAGACCTCGAACGAGACCATGGCCCCGCCGATCCGCGGGTAGTGCACACGCGCGATACGCGGATCGGCGGCCAGCCGGCACGCCAGGTCGGCGGCCGAGGCGGAGGCCGCCCTGACCCGTACCGGCAGGGTGGACAGACCCCGCAGCAGCAGATATCCCGCCATCGGATGCAGCACACCGCCGGTCGCGAAGCGCACCTGCCGCAGGCGTCCGGCGAACTCCTCGTCGCAGGCCACGACCCCGCCCATCACATCGCCGTGACCGCCCAGGTACTTGGTGGCGCTGTGCAGCACGATCCGCGCGCCGTGCTGGATCGGGCGCTGCAGCACGGGAGTGGCGAAGGTGTTGTCGACAAGCAGCGGCACCGACCCGCAGGCATGGCGAACGGCTTCGATGTCGACCTCGGCGAGGGTCGGGTTGGCCGGCGTCTCGACCATGACCAGACCGGTGTCGGGGCGTATGGCGTCGGCGATCCCCGCCGGATCCGTCCAGGTCACCTCGGTGCCCAGCAGCCCCGTCTCCAGCAGGTGGTCGCTGCATCCGTACAGGGGACGGACGGCGACCACATGGCGCAGGCCCATGCTCGCCCGTACCAGCAGTACGGCGGTCAGCGCCGCCATCCCGCTCGCGAAGGCCACCGCGGCCTCGGCTCCCTCGAGCCGGGCGAGGGCGGTCTCGAAGCGGGCCGTGGTCGGGTTGTCGAGCCGGCCGTAGACGGGCGGGCCCTCCGGCCGGCCGCCGGTTAGGGCGAAGGCGTCGATCCGCTCGGCCTCGGCCGCGGCGTCGTAGGAGGGATACGTCGTCGACAGATCCAGCGGCGGTGCGTGCACACCCAGCTCCGCGAGGTCCTCGCGTCCGGCGTGCACTGCTTCGGTGGCCAGCGCCCGGGGTACGGGGGCGGCGAAGGCTGCGTTGTCCATGACCGCAGACTGAACACCTACCGGAAGGTAGCGTCGGATGGCCGTGCTACGTTCGATGAATGGCCGAATCTATCGCTCTGGACCCGGTCGACCTGCAGATTCTCCGCCTTCTGCAGAACGACGCCCGGACCACGTACCGCGATCTGGCGGCGGAGGTCGGAGTCGCGCCGTCCACCTGCCTGGACCGGGTCACGCGGCTGCGCCGCTCCGGCGTGATCCTCGGTCATCGCCTGGCCCTCGACCCGGCCCGGCTGGGCCGCGGTCTCCAGGCCCTGCTGTCGGTGCAGGTGCGTCCGCACCGGCGCGAGCTGATCGGGCCGTTCGTGGAGCGCATCCGCGCGCTGCCGGAATCGCTGTCCCTGTTCCATCTCACCGGGCCGGACGACTATCTGGTGCATGTGGCGGTGACCGACACGGCCGACCTCCAGCGCCTGGTCATCGACGAGTTCACCTCTCAGCGGGAAGTCGCCCGTGTGGAGACCCGGTTGATATTCCAGCAGTGGGACTGCGGGCCCCTGCTGCCTCCCACCGGACAGTGAGCGATCCGGCCGATGACATGCCGCTGAGCCGGGACGATGGTGACGTGGAGGCCTCACTCGTATGAGGATGTGCGCATGTCTGTCACCCTCAGCCATCCGCTGCCCCGCCAGGTCGCCGACGCCTACGTCGACGCGCTCATCGAACTCGATCCGACCGTCGGAAGTTATCTGGGAGTCAAGGAGAGCGCCGGACTGCTCCCGGACTACTCACCCGCAGGTCAGGAGCGATTCGCCGAACTCGCCAGGGAGACCCTCGCCCGGCTCGACGAGGCCGAGAAGCTGCCGGGTGCCGCCGCGGACGCGGAACGGCGGTGCGGACGGCTGCTGCGGGAGCGTCTGACGGCCGAACTGGCCGTGCACGATGCGGAGGAAGGGCTGCGGACCGTCAGCAACATGCGCTCGCCGGTGCACGCGGTGCGCGAGGTTTTCACGGTGACGCCGACGCAGACCGACGAGGACTGGGCAGCGGTGGCCCAGCGGCTGCGGGCCGTACAGCAGGCCCTCGGCGGCTACCGGGAATCGCTCGAACTGGGCCTGGAACGCAAGCTGTTCGGCGGCCCTCGGGCCACCACGACCCATATCGGGCAACTGACGGAATGGCTGGGCACGGACCGCAGCTGGTTCGAGGACATCGTCGCGGACGGCCCGGACGGGCTGCGCGCCGAACTCGACACCGCCGCCCGCACGGCCACCGTCGCCCTCGGTGAGCTGCGGGACTGGATGCGCGACGTCTACGCCCCGGCTGTCGCGGACGCCCCGGACACCGTGGGCCGCGAGCGCTACGCCCGCTGGTCCCGCTACTTCAACGGCACGGACCTCGACCTGGACGAGGCGTACGCGTACGGCTGGTCCGAATACCACCGTCTGCTGGCCGAGATGAAGAAGGAAGCCGACAAGATCCTGCCCGGCGCGGGCCCTTGGGAGGCGCTGGCCCACCTCGACGTGCACGGCGAGCACATCGAGGGCGTCGAAGAGGTCCGGGTCTGGCTGCAGAACCTGATGGACGAAGCGATCGAGGCACTGGACGGCACCCACTTCGAACTCGCCGAGCGGGTACGCAAGGTGGAGTCCCGGATCGCGCCCCCGGGCGGAGCGGCGGCGCCGTACTACACCGGCCCCTCGGAGGACTTCACCCGGATCGGCCAGACCTGGCTGCCGACGATGGGCGCCACGCGCTTCCCGGTCTACGACCTGGTGTCCACCTGGTACCACGAGGGTGTCCCCGGCCATCATCTGCAGATCGCGCAGTGGGTGCACGTCGCCGACCAGCTCTCCCGCTACCAGGCCACGGTCGGCATGGTCAGCGCGAACGCGGAGGGCTGGGCGCTGTACGCGGAGCGGCTCATGGACGAACTGGGCTTCCTGCCCGACCCGGAGCGCCGACTCGGTTATCTGGACGCCCAGATGATGCGCGCGTGCCGGGTGATCGTGGACATCGGTATGCACCTGGAGCTGGAGATCCCCGCCGACTCGCCGTTCCATCCGGGCGAGCGCTGGACGCCGGAACTGGCGCAGGAGTTCTTCGGCAACCACAGCGGCCGGCCGGCGGACTTCGTGGAGAGCGAGCTGACGCGGTACCTCTCGATGCCCGCGCAGGCGATCGGCTACAAGCTCGGTGAACGCGCCTGGCTGCTGGGCCGCGAGAACGCGCGACGGAACCACGGCGCGTCGTTCGACGCGAAGGCCTGGCACATGGCGGCACTGTCGCAGGGGTCGCTGGGGCTGGACGATCTGATGGACGAGCTGTCGAAGTTGTGAGACCGGCGGCCTGAGGGAGGGCGGGCCCCGCCGGGCGGCGCGGTGCGCCGCGGCGGGCCTGCGGGGCGGGCGGGCCTGCCGGGTTCGGCGGGGGCGGGCGCAACTCTGCGAGCGGCCCGCCTCGGCCGGGGCGGGCCCGCCGGGTGATCGGGGCCGGTGAGAGCCGGCCGCTCGGCCGGGCTCCGCTGTGAGGGCTGGGCCACTCGGTCCGCGGAAGGGGTCTCGCCCGCTGAGCGGCTTGGGGCCCACAGGCGTGCGGTCCGGTGACAGCAGCCGCTCGGCGGTGCCGTCCGAAGAGACCAGACCACTCGGCCGGTGGAGGAGATCCGCCAGCTCGAACCGGATGACAGCGTGCCGAACGGCCAGGCTCCCGAGGGACCGGCCACCCGCGGAGAGGGCCTCACCCGCCGAGCGGCTGTGAAGGCGGGACGGCGGGCGTGCGGTCCGGTGACAGCAGGCCGCTCGGCGGGCCCTGCTAGACACCAGGCCACTCGGCCGGTGGAGGGGGCCTCACCCGCTGAGCTGCCCGTGAAAGCGGGCGGGCGGTCCGATGACACCAGCCGCTCGGCGGAGCCTCCAAAAGACCAGGCCACTCGGCCCGTGGAGGGGCCCCACCCGCTGAGCGGCTATGAAGGCGGGACGGCGGGCGCGGCCGGCCCGGCCGCTCGTGTCGCGGGGTGCGTCAACCGCCCTACCCAGCCGCTCCCGTGCAGGAGTTCGCAGCCGGACGCCTCCCTGGTGGCTCGCTTCCCGCGTCGGGACGCGGCCCCACCATCAACGGCGGAACCCGCCCTCCGAGTTGATCACCTCGCCGGTGATCCACTCCGCCTCGTCCGTCGCCAGCCACGCGATCAGCCGCGCCGGGTCGTCCGGCATGCCCCAGCGGCCCGCCGGGAACATTCCCGCGATCTCCTCGTACACCTCGCCGTCCAGGTAGTCCGTGTCCACCGGCCCCGGGTTGACGGTGTTCACCGTCACCAGGAGATCCCCGAGGGACGTGGCGAGCGACCGGGTCGCCGATGTGAGTGCGCCCTTGGCCAGGGCGTACGCGATCTCCTGCGGCATCCCGCCGGCGATGTCCTGGCCCGACGTCATCATCACCACCCGGCCGCCGGGGGTGCGCTCCGACAGCGCGGCCCGCAGGCGGGAGTAAGCCTGGACCAGCAGGATCACCGAGCGCGCGTCAACGGCCCAGTGCGCGTCGAGCATGCCCGCGTCGATCGCGTCGAGAGGACCGTCGCTCCCGCTGAGGGCATGATTGGCGACGAGGATGTCGAGCCGGCCGAACGCTTCGGCGGCGGTGGCGACGAGTTCGGCCGGTGCGGCCGGGGCCGACAGATCACCGGGGCCGTGGAAGACGGCCGCGGCCGGATCGCCGAGTGCCTCGCGCACCCCCTCGGCCACCGCACGGGGCCCGTCGGGGTCCGCACCCCACGGCTGGGCCGCGTCGTGCGGGACATGGTGGTGGAGGTAGACACTCGCTCCGTACGCGGCGAGACGGCGAGCGACCGCGTAGCCGATTCCGCCGCGCCTGCTGGCACCGGTGACGAGGGCGGTACGGCCGCGCAGCGGCAGCGGATCACGCCGCAGGGACGCGGCATCGGGGTTCGGGATCTTCGGCATGGCAGGTCATCCTGCTCGATCGCACCGCCCGTGTCACACCCCTGGCGACCGGCGCGACCATGGCCCGAGCCCCCGCAACCTGCGTCCCCGGCCCCCGGTTCAGCAACCGCAGGCGTCCGCTCCGACAGGTGCGGTCAGCGGGTCGGCCTCGCGTTGCGCGCCGCCCTCCCACGTCTCGTACGCGAATCCCTCGCGCACCCAGTACTCGAAGCCGCCGAGCATCTCCTTGACCTGGTAGCCGAGTTCGGCCAGGGCGAGCGCGGCGCGGGCTCCGCCGTTGCAGCCGGGGCCCCAGCAGTAGGTGACCACCGGCACCGCCGGGTCGAGCAGGTGTCCGGCCTGCTCGGCGATCAGCGCGGTCGGCAGATGGACCGCTCCTGGGACGTGCCCCTGGTCCCATGACGGTGTGGACCGTGAGTCGAGGACGACGAATCCCGGGTCGCCGCCGGCAGCGAGCGCCGAGGCGACGTCGGAGACATCGGCGTGGAAGGCGAGAGAGGCACCGAAGTACGCGGCGGCAGCGGCAGGCGGCGCCGGCGGGACCCGGAGAACGGGATTCGCCAAGGCGGGGCCGGCAGGCGCGGAGTGCTCAATGAGCTGGGTCGTTGTCATGACCAAGAATCTACGAGCGGCCGGCCCGCGCCTGAAGGGAGATATCCCGGGGCTGCTCTTGATCGGCCGGGGATTCCCCTGTTATCTCTCGGGGATGACCGCGTATTCACCGGACGCCACGGACTGGCGCATTCTGCAGGCCCTGCAGAGCGAGGGCAGGGCCAGCTTCGCCGAGCTCGCGCGCACCGTCTCGATGTCCGCGAGCGCCGTGACCGAGCGGGTGCGGCGGCTGGAGGAGGCAGGCGTCATCGCCGGCTACACCGCGGTGGTCGACCAGGAGCGGCTCGGGCTGCCGATTCTCGCCTTCGTGCGGCTGCGGTACCCGAACGGCAACTACAAGCCCTTCCACGACCTGCTGGAGACGACACCCGAGATCCTCGAAGCGCACCATGTGACCGGCGACGACTGCTTCGTGCTGAAGGTCGCCGCCCGGTCCATGAGCCATCTCGAATCCGTCTCCGGGAAGATCGGCGCGCTGGGCTCGGTCACCACGAGCATCGTCTACTCGTCCCCGCTGCCGCGCCGGGCGATCAGCCGCTGAGCGGGGCCGTCCGCAGCCGTACCACGGATCCGTTCCTCTCCTTGACCACTTCGAGCTGGGTGGGGATGCGTCGGCGCAGATCCGGGACATGGCTGACGATGCCGACGCTGCGGTCCCGCTCGCGCAGCGAATCGAGCACGTCGATGACCTCGTCGAGGGTCTGCTCGTCCAGACTGCCGAAGCCCTCGTCGATGAAGAGGGTGTCCAGCTGTACACCGCCCGCCTCGCCGGTGACCACGTCGGCGAGGCCGAGAGCGAGGGCGAGCGAGGCGAAGAACGTCTCGCCGCCGGACAGCGTC is a genomic window containing:
- a CDS encoding alkaline phosphatase D family protein, yielding MSHSPRSTSPDRRTLLRGTVAASAALALPAVGAPPALARSGRPRAAWGVQTGDVTTSSGLVWARSDRPAHMIVETSATDSFRRTHRWHGPLLGPGTDFTGTASLRGLPAGEQIHYRVTLADPDDPRRTGEPVYGTFRTAPARRRQDVRFLWSGDIAGQGWGINVDDGGYRAYEEMRRRNPDFFLCSGDTVYADGPLVPSVTLPDGRVWRNLMTEEKAKVAETLAEYRGTFRYNLLDENVRRFNAQVPTVVQWDDHEVRNNWYPGQILDDVRYTEKNVDVLAARASRAFSEYFPVSTLPSGGREGRMHRVVRYGPLLDVFVLDMRSYRNANSPGRQADDTQGILGAEQLAWLKRELSRSRAVWKVIASDMPLGLVVPDGAANIEAVAQGDPGAPLGRELQIAELLRHIKHRRITGTLWLTADVHYTSAQHYAPERAAFKDFAPFWEFVSGPLAAGGFPANALDATFGPERVFVRAPERANVSPMESSQYFGEVDIDGGSGELTVRLRAEGGTVLFSKVLQPGRVGQ
- a CDS encoding alpha/beta fold hydrolase, encoding MVAKISFSVESPRGSRELSVSYERAGSGEPLLLLHGIGHHRQAWDPVIGILAAEREVIAVDLPGFGVSPALPDGVRYDLAAVGGALATLCEALDIERPHVAGNSLGGLLALELGREKLVRSVTALSPAGFWTEGERLFAFGTLRAMRLGAQSLSLPMIEWLARSAAGRAALTSTIYAKPGRRSPEAVVAETLALRGATGFHETLLAGRDVLFTDDIPDVPVTIAWGTRDRLLFRRQGVRAKQAIPGARLVRLPGCGHVPMNDDPALVARVLLDGSR
- the pdxR gene encoding MocR-like pyridoxine biosynthesis transcription factor PdxR, producing MTSSGTNPPDGPSWTTAWELLLPAAGAPARRRGRALQSALRESVRSGRLAAGTRLPSSRELAADLGVSRGLVTEAYEQLTAEGYLRSDRGAGTWVGDAARAGAGAARDLAPRASGARVDFRPGTPDLSLFPRAAWAAAHKSVLARLPHRALGYPDPRGLPELRTALASLLVRRRGVVADPERLVVCSGVAQAMTLLGFVLHGHGLRTIGVEDPGSPQHGPLLAAAGLGETPLPLDDDGLAMEPLHRSGVRAVVTTPAHQFPSGIAYSARRRTELLDWARSVNGLVVEDDYDGDFRYDRAPVGALQGLDPERVAYSGSVSKSLAPGLRLGWLLVPERLAEEVVERKRTMDLGNPSLDQALLADFIDGGGYDRQLRRCQRAYRERRDALVDALDEHFPGTEVSGIAAGLHAIARLPGRFGPEPRFLEAARRAGIALRPLAEHGTVRYADSAVRLVLGYAHLTPSDIARGIGLLARETQGGGPAAP
- a CDS encoding Lrp/AsnC family transcriptional regulator, which translates into the protein MAESIALDPVDLQILRLLQNDARTTYRDLAAEVGVAPSTCLDRVTRLRRSGVILGHRLALDPARLGRGLQALLSVQVRPHRRELIGPFVERIRALPESLSLFHLTGPDDYLVHVAVTDTADLQRLVIDEFTSQREVARVETRLIFQQWDCGPLLPPTGQ
- a CDS encoding GNAT family N-acetyltransferase — encoded protein: MTDVTSAKSARRPHHWRRDLVELAALFTAVAVADGIANLVGHSPDGPFLLVASAVALVATATFHTWWARRHGHAPPAGTSDTTGATGAAGAERADDGTPHETTLWRMRTTVQDAPGSLAALCTALASLRVDILTLQTHPLAAGTVDEFLLRAPGPLQARQLTHAVSAAGGSGTWIERADAHDLVDTPTRVLGLATRTALDAAELPLALRQLLGRCTIHSLPAVSLTGRPTGDLPPVEGVLEDTVMRLRDPNGGAITVERPYLPFTPTEFARARALVELDARLGPRIPRSQDVLTLPEGNEITVRRADQSDVEAAKAMHERCSQRTLGHRYHGPVGDADRYLNHLLSPRFGRTLAVQTASGRLVALGHLLWDGDETEIALLVEDDWQRRGIGSELLGRLVALAREARCNSVYAVTQSSNTAMVAAMRGLGLPLDYQIEEGTLVITARLDGSAEQHRSWFEQAER
- a CDS encoding trans-sulfuration enzyme family protein encodes the protein MDNAAFAAPVPRALATEAVHAGREDLAELGVHAPPLDLSTTYPSYDAAAEAERIDAFALTGGRPEGPPVYGRLDNPTTARFETALARLEGAEAAVAFASGMAALTAVLLVRASMGLRHVVAVRPLYGCSDHLLETGLLGTEVTWTDPAGIADAIRPDTGLVMVETPANPTLAEVDIEAVRHACGSVPLLVDNTFATPVLQRPIQHGARIVLHSATKYLGGHGDVMGGVVACDEEFAGRLRQVRFATGGVLHPMAGYLLLRGLSTLPVRVRAASASAADLACRLAADPRIARVHYPRIGGAMVSFEVYGDPHRVIAGVRLITPAVSLGSVDSLIQHPASISHRIVAEGDRRSAGVSDRLLRLSVGLEDVEDLWRDLAEALSAQPVRTRTGAVRQIRPVGL